A window of Nicotiana sylvestris chromosome 8, ASM39365v2, whole genome shotgun sequence genomic DNA:
ccagtttccatcatttcagatagaggtactcagtttactttgcagttttgaaGGGTCGTGCAAAGAGATTTGGGTACTcatgttgagttgagcacagcttttcaccctcagacagacgggcagtctgagcgcactattcagatattggaggacatgttgcgcgcttgtgtcattgattttagtgtttcatgggatcagtttctaccgctcgcggagtttgcttataacaacagttatcagtcgagtatttagatggctctatatgaggccttatatgggagacAGTATAGATATCCAGTTGGTTTGAGCTAGgtaaggctaggcttttgggtacaacTTGGTGCAgaatgctttggacaaggtgaaggtgattcaggaacgGCTTCGTACAatgcagtcaagacaaaagagttatgctgacaggaaggtccgtgatgtgtcttacacagttgaggagaaggttctactaaaggtttcacccatgaagggtgttatgagatttgggaagaagggtaaattgagtcctcggttcattgggtctTTCGAGGTACTTCGTAGGaatggggaggtggcttatgtgCTTGATTTgtcacccaacttgtcgagtgtgcatctggtatttcatgtttctatgctctgtaAGTATATTGGCGATCAGACTCATGTCTTagatttcaacacggttcagttagatggtgatttaacttatgatgtagagccagtggttgttttggagcgtcaggttcgaaagttgagatcaaaggatatagcttcagtgaaagtgcagtggagaggtcggcccctggaggaggctacctggtagaccgagcgggagatgcggagaagatatcctcacttatttgaggctttaggtatgtttcttgactaattcgaggacgaatgtttgtttaagagggggaggatgtaacgacccggccggtcgtttcatgagttaccgctctatttcccccatttctacttctttatgtcttgttcaactgtattatgtggtatcaggttggttggtttgggttcggaatggttttggagaggtatgagacacttagtctcttttgagtaagcttaagttgaaaaagtcaaccggatgttgacttatatgaaaaagagctcagatgtgaattctgatgattcggatagcttcgttagatgatttgagacttaagagcatgatcagaatgtattttagAGGTTTGTGGAagatttatgcttgaattggcgaaattagaaatttggcattttccggttggcaatggaaattttgatatttgGGTCGAATGGAATTTTGGagattggagtaggtctgttgtgtcatttgtgacgtgtgtgcaaaatttcaggtcattcgggtgaggtttgatagaatttttgattatttgcagaattcggaagattcataatccttaggtttgaatccgatggTAATTcgatgttttaatgttgtttgaagcaTTCTgaaggttagaacaagtttgatTGATGTTACgggatgtgttggcatattttgttgaggtcctacgggcctcgggtgagttttgggtggttaacgcaTCATTTTAGGACTTGGAAAATTGGCAGAATTGCTGGTGTTTTTGTTGCAGAGAacccttcttcgtgttcgcgagagggctctcgcgttcgcgaagggttgttGATAGAGGCAGcgggtttgttcttcgcgttcgtgatgtaagtcccgcgttcgcgaaggttcacGAGTTAAAGATATGCTTTTGCGAGGAGCGTTCTGCGTTCACGTAGGATCGGCTGTTTGGTCTTCGCGTTAATGgtgggccctcgcgttcgcaaagaagggaATATTGGTCTGAGGTAGCTTGTGCTTCGGGAACGCAAGGCAGctaccgcgttcacgaagaggaaTATAATACATGGGCAGAATGTAAAACCCATCTTCGTGATTTTTAGCCCATTTCTCACTATTTTTAAACGGTTTTGAacggttttgaagctttttgagagggattcgaagggaaacatttggaggtaaggtttttgaactcaatactcgattctatggtaatTTCTAACTAGTTAGACATGAAATTTGTTGGATTTAAGGAATAAAATTTGagaattagggcttggaattggagagtttaaattggggatttgatgggccatttgaggcccgattttgatgttcttggtatgtaggACTCGTGCGAGGATGAGGATTCTTATGATCCGAGATTATGGCCCGGGGATCAGGTTTGgacaatttcgggatttttgaattaatttaattattttcgctttggctttattcctttagcgcgtattaatggtatgatactaattttggttagatttggagcattcggaggccgagtcgagaggcaaaggcatcgcaggctagagtttggaccggattgaggtaagtaatgattgtaaacattgtcctgagggtatgaaaccccgaatttcacatcgttgtgctactttggggtgatgcacacgctagatgacgagcgtggggtcatgaactgctggggattatgacttggtttGTCTCGTATgactgttgtcacacctcctttttccgtcccgcgaggggtaaaggagtttttccaattaaaggacaatcgaaacgggatttattattaagattcagagtcgccacttgggagatttatggtgtcccaagtcaccggttgaatctcgaatcgaggaaaataatgactctgtttaacaattcgcgaaccagaaatccggataaggaattatgttaaaccgggagaaggtgttaggcattcccgagttccgtggttctagcacggtcgctcaactgtcatgttCAGcttatttacttgattt
This region includes:
- the LOC138876377 gene encoding uncharacterized protein, yielding MDFVVGLPRTLKKFDASWVIVDQLTKVAHFIPNALDKVKVIQERLRTMQSRQKSYADRKVRDVSYTVEEKVLLKVSPMKGVMRFGKKGKLSPRFIGSFETHVLDFNTVQLDGDLTYDVEPVVVLERQLHHSLFESVPGIEIKEEEGDDQQSSMQQHSNTVNRTATDQ